GCGCCCCGCAGGGCTGCGCCGCGCGCGTGGGCGGCGATGCATCCGTCGCCCCCCTCGCTCACCGCGATCGCGAGGGCGATGAGTTCCTTGGTCTTGGCATCCAACGCGCCCGGCCTCAGGGCGGCGTCGTGCAGCCGCGCGAAACCCGCATACACCGCGGGTATCGCGTGCCGTAGATCACGTGCGGGCGTACGCAGCTCGTCCTCGACTGCCTTGCCGTCACCCATTGGTCGCCCTTCAGGTGGGGGAGGAACCACGCTGTCGAGGCTCGGCACCGTCGACCGCCGGGGCCGTCGACGGGCCGAGGGCCGAGGTGCAGTGTTCGTCTGTGCTGGGCTCCTCGGCCGCGCAGCCGTCACCGACAGCGGGCTCCGCTTCGCCCGTGCGGGCGTCGGATGCGGCGCCATCGCGCGTCCGGAGGAACGCGCGGACGCTCTCGTCGCATTGGGTCATCGTCCCCTCCTCCTATCGGCTGCTTCCAGGACACTCCTCATCCCCGTCCGGCGGGTAGGGACCAACGGCCTCGAACGGCCGGATCGTTCGGCCCCCGAACTCAGCCGCTCCTGTCGAGGAGCACGTCGTGCAACGAGCGGCGGCCGGTCCGTTCCACCCCGGACGCGGGGTAGCCGACGCGCAGCACCGCCTGCGGGTGGCCGGGCAGGTCGAGTCCGTCGGTGAGGTCGGCCCGGCATCGGGGCACCTCGAGGATCTGGGTGAACATGGACGCCACCAGGCCGTGGAGCGTCGCCTGGAGCAGGACGGCATGCAGGGCACGCCCCGCGGACAACCAGTCGACGACGGTGTCACAGATGGTGCCGAGGATCAGCATTCGGTCGTGCCCAAACGCGTGGTCGTCGACGGCCGGGTGGTTCACCAGTGCCCAGGACAGGCCGTTGACCGGGTAGCGGTTCTCGCCCATCACCGCAGGGGGTATGCCCTCGCGGCGGCCGCGGTACGTCCAGAGCGCAAGTTCCGCCCGGTAGTCCGGGTCGTCGAGGAACGTGCTGATGGCTTGCGTGGCCAGGTCCGCCACCAGTTCTCGTTCCGGGCTGCCGGGCCGCACCTCACGGACCCAGCCGCCGTGGCCGCGGCCGGCCTCCTCGAGTTCTGCCACGAGGTCGCTCGGCACGGTTCGGGTGGCGAACCGGCGCCGGTACATCGACCGGCGGTGCAGCGCACCGTACCGCTGTCGTTCCTCGGCGCTGGCCGGGCGGGCCGCGCCACGCCGCACCGTCGCCAGCCGGCTCGCATCCGACGGATCGGGCAGCACCCTCACCTGTGGCTGGTAGCCGAGATGAGCCATGCCCAGGCACAACCCCTCCAGGGCCGCACCGCACGAGATCGCCCGTTCCCGCCCGACCGGATCCGCTACCGGCAACGCGCGGTCGGGGTCCAGGTACAGGTCGATGCGATCAGATCGCACGGCGAACAGCCACGGCTGGATGTTGTGCACCGACGGGGCCGCGACCGCGGCGCGCAGCAGCATCACCGTGTCGACGCGCTTGAAGGACAGGCCAGACGCGGGCCTGCCCGAATCGCGCTGCGGCGCCGCCATCGTCTCCTCCGGAGCCCCTCCCGATGTAGACCACTGTAGAGGCGGGCACCTCCCCGGCCGCAGGGACGAAGGTCGGGGTGGTGGCAGGTCGAACGACCCGAACACCGTGGAGGTTGCGTGCGAGAGAAGCGGACCTTCGACCCTGGCGGGGAGCAGAGGCTGGCGGCCATGGTGGAATCCGGCCCGCGGGGTGGGCGAGGGAGCCGTAGCTGGCTCAGAGGCCGGAGAGTCGCAGGGCTCGAAGGCGACCTCCACGACCGGATCCGGGTAATGCCGGCGAAGGGACATCACCTCGCGGGCCCTGCTTTGTGGCGGAACAACGTGCGGTCATTCCCTGGCCAGGTCTTTGAGTCAGTGGCTTCCGGTCCTTCGCTGTGTCGGCCCGTTCGGCCGCCGAGAGCCCGGTAGGAGTCGTTTTGCAGTCGCGATCAGACATGCACGATGGTCAGGTGCGGGTCTACTGCTGCAATGTCGCCATCGTCGGAGGTGAGTACGGCGTGGCCT
The window above is part of the Streptosporangiales bacterium genome. Proteins encoded here:
- a CDS encoding carboxymuconolactone decarboxylase family protein — its product is MGDGKAVEDELRTPARDLRHAIPAVYAGFARLHDAALRPGALDAKTKELIALAIAVSEGGDGCIAAHARGAALRGATLEDAAEAIGVAILMDGGPGTVYGPRAYAAFHEFHAEDQTRPAGQAGRAAATERKVPA
- a CDS encoding nitroreductase yields the protein MAAPQRDSGRPASGLSFKRVDTVMLLRAAVAAPSVHNIQPWLFAVRSDRIDLYLDPDRALPVADPVGRERAISCGAALEGLCLGMAHLGYQPQVRVLPDPSDASRLATVRRGAARPASAEERQRYGALHRRSMYRRRFATRTVPSDLVAELEEAGRGHGGWVREVRPGSPERELVADLATQAISTFLDDPDYRAELALWTYRGRREGIPPAVMGENRYPVNGLSWALVNHPAVDDHAFGHDRMLILGTICDTVVDWLSAGRALHAVLLQATLHGLVASMFTQILEVPRCRADLTDGLDLPGHPQAVLRVGYPASGVERTGRRSLHDVLLDRSG